A genomic segment from Ptychodera flava strain L36383 chromosome 19, AS_Pfla_20210202, whole genome shotgun sequence encodes:
- the LOC139118581 gene encoding programmed cell death protein 10-like isoform X2 — protein MTMEDDNDASSVVSLPLHVVIYPVLDELQKTDLSAAQTLRAAFNKAEKENPGLTQDVVAGIVKQELSQVNLAESLLRLAAYDCEEYTLTRPEPQFKKLNQRARSLKQILSKIPDEINDRSKFLQTIKDIASAIKELLDSVNEVFKKQQAYQLNEHKKMLEDHKKEFVKYSKSFSDTLKTYFKDGRADNVFVSANRLINQTNTILKTSKTIGQ, from the exons atgacaatgGAGGACGACAACGACGCTTCGTCCGTGGTGTCGCTACCCCTCCATGTTGTAATTTATCCGGTTTTAGACGAG CTTCAGAAAACAGACCTGTCTGCTGCACAGACTTTGAGGGCAGCTTTCAACAAGGCAGAAAAAGAGAACCCCGGTTTAACTCAGGATGTTGTAGCTGGCATTGTCAAGCAAGAGCTGTCGCAAGTGAATTTAGCCGAGAGCTTGCTAAGACTAGCTGCATATGACTGTGAAG AATACACACTGACAAGGCCGGAACCACAATTCAAGAAACTCAACCAAAGAGCCAGATCACTCAAACAGATACTGAGTAAAATTCCAGATGAAATAAATGACAgatcaaaatttcttcaaactATAAA aGATATTGCTAGTGCCATAAAGGAACTCCTTGATTCAGTCAATGAAGTATTTAAAAAACAACAAGCATATCAGCTGAATGAGCACAAAAAG ATGCTTGAGGACCACAAGAAGGAGTTTGTCAAGTACTCGAAGAGCTTTAGCGACACCCTGAAGACGTACTTCAAGGACGGTAGAGCAGACAATGTCTTTGTCAGTGCCAACAGACTCATAAATCAGACCAACACAATCTTGAAAACATCGAAGACCATCGGCCAATAA
- the LOC139118581 gene encoding programmed cell death protein 10-like isoform X1, whose translation MTMEDDNDASSVVSLPLHVVIYPVLDELQKTDLSAAQTLRAAFNKAEKENPGLTQDVVAGIVKQELSQVNLAESLLRLAAYDCEEYTLTRPEPQFKKLNQRARSLKQILSKIPDEINDRSKFLQTIKDIASAIKELLDSVNEVFKKQQAYQLNEHKKQMLEDHKKEFVKYSKSFSDTLKTYFKDGRADNVFVSANRLINQTNTILKTSKTIGQ comes from the exons atgacaatgGAGGACGACAACGACGCTTCGTCCGTGGTGTCGCTACCCCTCCATGTTGTAATTTATCCGGTTTTAGACGAG CTTCAGAAAACAGACCTGTCTGCTGCACAGACTTTGAGGGCAGCTTTCAACAAGGCAGAAAAAGAGAACCCCGGTTTAACTCAGGATGTTGTAGCTGGCATTGTCAAGCAAGAGCTGTCGCAAGTGAATTTAGCCGAGAGCTTGCTAAGACTAGCTGCATATGACTGTGAAG AATACACACTGACAAGGCCGGAACCACAATTCAAGAAACTCAACCAAAGAGCCAGATCACTCAAACAGATACTGAGTAAAATTCCAGATGAAATAAATGACAgatcaaaatttcttcaaactATAAA aGATATTGCTAGTGCCATAAAGGAACTCCTTGATTCAGTCAATGAAGTATTTAAAAAACAACAAGCATATCAGCTGAATGAGCACAAAAAG CAGATGCTTGAGGACCACAAGAAGGAGTTTGTCAAGTACTCGAAGAGCTTTAGCGACACCCTGAAGACGTACTTCAAGGACGGTAGAGCAGACAATGTCTTTGTCAGTGCCAACAGACTCATAAATCAGACCAACACAATCTTGAAAACATCGAAGACCATCGGCCAATAA